atTTGCCACACCGTTTATTatacgcaccatgtgtgatgcattcatggcaaacgataaaattattagtattgtgtgcgatgggaaggccatcacaaacgatttaacgggggaaattgtgtgtgatgtacctacgaacggaaatgttttccttgcagtgactatgtgggatgtatacaCGAACGGAAACGTTTCGCGGGGACTGACCGTGTGCGATGAAATTACAACCGGAaatgattttgcctgtataattgtatttttagcactactatacgtataaccgtatttgctcgctcgccagtcgcacacgaccttaatttgccgagcgtgtgtgccagaagggcatatccccgacgatttctgggtcgtgtgggaaggacccccctatcgccgacACTCACTAATTGACGGTTCTGAATGCCGTCGAGGAAAGGGGTtacaaaccatttgtatagcaccgacacgtaCCAGTGTTACCTTTCCTTTCTTTGGGTGAATTAGTGTCTGCTGGGCTAGTTGCCTGAACCTGTCGTGTGTCGTTGTTTTTATTTCTCTATACCGGAACCGATAAATCGCGATTGGACATGCCACCACGCGCGTCCGAAATCCACACCGCACGCTGCCGCGCTATGCGTGCAGCTTTAATACCCTCTGGCCGTATAAAGAATTTGCCTCGTCGTATAGCATTCCGTATAGCGTGTGTATTTTTACCTGACACATGCAGTGCATGGCCCGCGAGGCAGCGCGTGCATTAATCCCACACCCAGCAGCCCAACGGCAATAATTCAACTATCTGGCAGCCCATATGCGGGCAACGTATCTGGTGATACCGCAACTCAAGTGATGCAATGCTCTGATGGATCATGGGTCTTTCGATTATGTTGGAAGGGACGCGATGAAGGCACACGTGATGAGCAGCCTCTCCATCGCAGAATATACAAAAACACTCTGATTCATGTTATTAATTAAGCATcaggcccttttcctagtagtactGTACTAGTTTATGAGCCTCAGTTTCACTTACGGGCAGAAAAAAGGCTTAGTTTCATTGCCCAAACACAGAAACTTAAACCTGGTTTTCGCTCATGTCTTGCTATTGTGCAATCCCCATATGAAATTATGCCATCTTCGTATTTTGCTTTTATACTGCTAAAAGTTCAACAAAATAAATCTAGTAATGTTTTGGTTACTTTGCCCGTGAAACACTAATAGTAGTCTGGCATGTCTAGTCCGTAAATTTGCATATAATGTCAATTATGATAATCCACAAAGAGTACTATTATAAACGAACATTTTCGCTGGTGGTCTTCACATATTCCATGTGCCTTTCTAGCTTGTACAATCTGAAACTAGTTGGACAACTGACCTAGTACATgctatatttgctttcacggaagCTAACTGAGTTTTTTGTACAGAATGTACAAGCAAGCATTTCCAGCTATCTTAATGAGGAACTGAATCTAATTGAGTGAATGTTGTGGTTAATTAAAATGCACAGCTTTTTTTTCTAAGTTGACACCTACAGGTTAGAATGTGTATATGGTTTTTACCAGTAGAGGGTGTCACTTTTTTTCTTGTGATAACAAGGTTACGTGCATCATTTCACGCATGCTCCTGCTAAATAAACAATGGGCAAAATTAAGGAAATCCGAAAATCCTCATCTTCCCATTCCCTTGGGCTTAATTAAGTATAGAATCCAGAGTGCTTCTGGTATATTGTGCGGTGGAGGAGCTGGTCATCACCCTTGCATTTATCATGTCCCTCTGAATATGATCTAGCGGTTCAAGATTCATTCGAGCATTGTAGCTCCTGAGATCCCATTTACTAGATATGTCCCCCCACATGCGATGCACATATTAAAGACACAACAGAGGAGTGAATACGCTCGGCTACCCCTGCGAAATGTAAATGCACCCAACAATCCATTGATGATCCGTCAATGCAACGGCCTCCTAGCTGCGTCTCTCGCGACAAAAAATTCGGAGAGATGCTTACGGGCGTGCCACAGCTAGAAGACGACGACGACAGCGATGGATTTTTCCTACTTGCTAAACGCGAGAGAAGCGTGTAGTGGGTGTGTTGTGCAACCGATGCCGCTCTCCGTCTGTGCAGAGCTTATCTTCACACCTTGCTCTGTTCGTCCATGGTTGAGGAAAGACGAGATACGCACTGCGAGAACCGAACTTGGGCAACAAATCAATTATGTCCACCCAACGCCCAAAGAAATTATTGGATCGGTTGGATGTCGCCTGGCCCGTGTATTCATAGAACATTAAATGCAGCCGTATCCCACACCATGGGCGTATAAATTGAGGTATTTGGGAAGCTGCTAATTAAGCTGCCCCGTATTCCCAGATGGCTTATTAAAAGTAGTCATCACGACGCATAGGCGGACGTCCTGAATATGGGCTGCGCGTGGCCGCATGTCCCAAAAATCCGCGTCGGTACCGGAACCTGCTACCTTGGCCTCACTGATAATATGCCTCATAATAGAAACTGGAGCCGGGATTGATCGCCTATTTTTCTATAAAACGATTATGCTTGCAGCTTGACACTGAGTACTATCCTTCCCAATCACCGCCATGACTTTTGCGCCTTTGATCATGTAGCATGTAGTAACATGTACTCAGAAGTCAAAAGACAGAGCTGGTCCAAGTTAGCATTAAggacatgtacaatggttgataaaataattttattttaaattttacaTGTAATTTAAAAATGACAAAAAAATGTCTACAATGAGCCATCTTTTAGTCTTATTTTCAAAACTAGCCATTcctaaaaatatggtgagacatattgtgctaagagatcatctcttgtcttttcttaaataaaaaaagacaagtcttttcttatgagttctctcttccACTCATCATTTGTCCTACATGACACTTCTAAGATATCattattgtacatgccctaataaaTCTCGAGCTGCAGATTTCCTATTCAAGTTAACAGCCATGGTTTGGTCAGTGGCCTCCCTCGGTAGAACTAGAAGCATCGAGTTCAAGATACTGCGAGATGCTGCGACCCATTCCAAGCAGAGAAAGTGCGAGGAATCGTTCTTCGCCACAAAAAGGGCATCCACTATCTAGTAATTCCCCGAAGAAAATCAAACCAAATTGCTCTTGGACTTGATAGCTAACAACGCATGCGCTCGCCTATAAATTGATCGCCAATTCACTCATCCTCTCCCATATCTCAccccaccccctcccctcccctcgctaCTATATCTATCCATGGCGGCGACACCGGTGATGCCGGCGAAGAGCGTGGACAAGCCGCTCTTCACCGAGACGTTCAATGTCCCGGCCAGCTCCGCCGACTACGTCACCTTCATCAACGGCGTCCGCAACAAGCTCGGTAACCCGGGCCACTTCTCCCACAACCGCCCCGTGCTGCCGCCGGTCGAGCCCAACGTCGCGCCGAGCAGGTGGTTCCACATCGTGCTCAAGACCTCAACGGCTAGCACTGGGCTCACGCTCGCCACCCGCGCCGACAACCTCTACTGGGAGGGCTTCAAGAGCAGCGACGACACGTGGTGGGAGCTTACCCCGGGCCTCATCCCCGGCGCCACCTACCTCGGGTTCGGCGGCACCTACTGCGACCTCCTCGGCTACACTGACAAGCTGACCAACGTAGCTCTCGGCCGGCAGCAGATGGCCGACGCGGTGACCGCGCTCTACGGGCGTACCAAGGCCGACAAGACCTCTGGCCCGAAGCAGCAGCAAGCGAGGGAGGCGGTGACGATGCTGCTCCTCATGGTGCACGAGGCCACGCGGTTCCAGACCGTGTCGGGGTTCGTGGCCGGCCTGCTGCACCCCAAGGCGGTGGAGAAGAAGAGCGGGAAGATCTCCGACGAGCTAAAGGCCCAGGTGAACGGGTGGCAGGACTTATCCGAAGAGCTGCTGAAGACGGATGCGAAGCCCCCGCCGGGAAAGTCGCCAGCGAAGTTCACGCCGATCGAGAAGATGGGCGTGAGGACGGCGGAGCAGGCGGCCGCCACGCTGGGGATCCTGCTGTTCATCGAGGTGCCGGGTGGGTTGACGGTGGCCCAGGGGCTGCAGCTGTTTCGTGCGCGTGGGGGAAAATAGTTAGTTTTGCAGGTATATCTGCATGAGTATATTGTATGTATAATTCGAATAAACATGCTACAGAGCGTGGGActgatataaataaataaataaacatgtTTCAGAGTGAGTGCatgatataaataaataaataaacatgtTAGAAAGTGGGTGAGTTCCTTACCTCTTTTGCTGTCTTTGCTGTTTCTCCTCTTCCTCCTGTACTCCTTACCTCTTTCCCACCTTTTCTCTTTCAGTCCTTCCCTTATAACCTTGCACCTGGGTGCATTTCACAAGTTTGATGTAACATGTTACTTTCACAGGCTTTTCAGCCTGTTTTGAAATATAAGGTCGGCCTTGAGCCACCTTTTCTttcaaaacataaaaataaaattgctatcTAACATATGTTTTTGCTTTAGTGAGTATCCATTGGACAAGAATAAAAAAACATGATCTAGCGCGCTTAGCCCACTGGAACCCACCTTACCCTATTAGTTAGCCCTTCCCATAGTGTTCTCATGCATGGACGAGTAGAGGGTGGCGGGCGCGTCTTTATCTTGCCTCTATTTTATTTTAGAATTTATCTTGAATCTAGTCTTAAAAATTTATCTTGCCCCTAGTTAGACTTGTTTTTAGCGGTTTTCTCTAGTGAGATGAAAGAACGACTCGTCTCAAAGGAGCTCATACGAGCCGGGCCAGTCGAGGGTAGTTGGTTCATTTCTAATGTTCTTTTGGTTCCGTTTGTTACTCCTTTTCCATTTtcgatttttatttttttatttttggaatattttaagTATATATCTTTAAAAAAATCTTTGACTTAGAAAAGTTCACCGCGTATTAAAACGATCACGTAATGAGAAAACAATCTTCGCATAATTTGATAAAAACAGTTAATATCATTCAAATAATTGTTCAACATATTTATAAAATGTGACGCGTTGCGTAATATGTTCAggctttttaaaaaatgtttatagaATGTAAAAATTTGGTACCCTAATTTTGCAATAATGTTCATACAAGTAAAAAAAAATGTTCATAACACTTACAAAATATATTGCAAATTTGAAATAAACTCATCGTATTTATGGAAAATGTTcactgtattaaaaaaatgttcactatgTATTTTAAAAAGTTGAGTGTCCATTTGACAAATGTTCAACATATATTAATAAAAATGTTAAAACTTTATTcggaaaatgttcaatgtgtatctgATTTTTTTCAACCTATATAAAAACGTTCAATGTGCATTTGACAAATGTTCAAAATGTATTCAgttaaaatgttcaacatgtatgagAAAAAAATGTTCAATGGCTATCTAAAAATTGGACAACGTGTATACCAAAAATGTTCAACCTGTAGTGAAAACTTGGCACgtatttgaaaaaataaataaataagaaaagaaaaaacaaacagagagaaagaaaaatgatgaaAACACACagaaacaaagaagaagaaaaatgcatgGAAGATTCTAAAACCGGCCGGAAATAGTCCATAGAAGATTTTCAAAAGGGAAAGAGGAAATAAAACCGACATAGCCTCATTTGCTCCTGGTGGAAACTAAGATTGAAAGAAAAAGGTTAAATAGTTCGGAAAAAACTGAAAGTTTTCGGCATCCAAGATGCTTGGGCGGACTAGGAGTGTGCAATATTTCTATGGTCCATATTTCTTTTTGCGACGAGCTCATCGAATGTCATTTTGGATTTAAACAATGGGTCCAAATCATTGGATGTGTATTGAAGCAAACTAACGGTTATTTTAGCTATGTAATCCAGTTAACCCCNNNNNNNNNNNNNNNNNNNNNNNNNNNNNNNNNNNNNNNNNNNNNNNNNNNNNNNNNNNNNNNNNNNNNNNNNNNNNNNNNNNNNNNNNNNNNNNNNNNNNNNNNNNNNNNNNNNNNNNNNNNNNNNNNNNNNNNNNNNNNNNNNNNNNNNNNNNNNNNNNNNNNNNNNNNNNNNNNNNNNNNNNNNNNNNNNNNNNNNNNNNNNNNNNNNNNNNNNNNNNNNNNNNNNNNNNNNNNNNNNNNNNNNNNNNNNNNNNNNNNNNNNNNNNNNNNNNNNNNNNNNNNNNNNNNNNNNNNNNNNNNNNNNNNNNNNNNNNNNNNNNNNNNNNNNNNNNNNNNNNNNNNNNNNNNNNNNNNNNNNNNNNNNNNNNNNNNNNNNNNNNNNNNNNNNNNNNNNNNNNNNNNNNNNNNNNNNNNNNNNNNNNNNNNNNNNNNNNNNNNNNNNNNNNNNNNNNNNNNNNNNNNNNNNNNNNNNNNNNNNNNNNNNNNNNNNNNNNNNNNNNNNNNNNNNNNNNNNNNNNNNNNNNNNNNNNNNNNNNNNNNNNNNNNNNNNNNNNNNNNNNNNNNNNNNNNNNNNNNNNNNNNNNNNNNNNNNNNNNNNNNNNNNNNNNNNNNNNNNNNNNNNNNNNNNNNNNNNNNNNNNNNNNNNNNNNNNNNNNNNNNNNNNNNNNNNNNNNNNNNNNNNNNNNNNNNNNNNNNNNNNNNNNNNNNNNNNNNNNNNNNNNNNNNNNNNNNNNNNNNNNNNNNNNNNNNNNNNNNNNNNNNNNNNNNNNNNNNNNNNNNNNNNNNNNNNNNNNNNNNNNNNNNNNNNNNNNNNNNNNNNNNNNNNNNNNNNNNNNNNNNNNNNNNNNNNNNNNNNNNNNNNNNNNNNNNNNNNNNNNNNNNNNNNNNNNNNNNNNNNNNNNNNNNNNNNNNNNNNNNNNNNNNNNNNNNNNNNNNNNNNNNNNNNNNNNNNNNNNNNNNNNNNNNNNNNNNNNNNNNNNNNNNNNNNNNNNNNNNNNNNNNNNNNNNNNNNNNNNNNNNNNNNNNNNNNNNNNNNNNNNNNNNNNNNNNNNNNNNNNNNNNNNNNNNNNNNNNNNNNNNNNNNNNNNNNNNNNNNNNNNNNNNNNNNNNNNNNNNNNNNNNNNNNNNNNNNNNNNNNNNNNNNNNNNNNNNNNNNNNNNNNNNNNNNNNNNNNNNNNNNNNNNNNNNNNNGCCTTCGTGTAAGCATACGCACACACATCACGTAGTAGTATTAGGATTGACCTTAAGTCAAGCTATACAAAGATAAGGATCATCTCTGACAACCTGCCTTGTATACAACACACAAGCACAGCATCACGTACAAGTTACATATGACACGTACACGTATACAAAGCCTATCATTTGACAGCATGCACCTGTCGATCGCCTATAAATTCATCTCCAGTTCGTTCATCCTCTTCCATATCTCAACCCCTCTCGCTTGATAGTACGTCTCATCTAAGCCTCGTATCCATGGCGGCAAAGATGGCGAAGAACGTGGACAAGCCGCTCTTCACGGCGACGTTCAATGTCCAGGCCAGCTCTGCCGACTATGTCACCTTCATCAACGGCATCCGCAACAAGCTCCGCAACCCGGGGCACTCCTCCCACAACCGCCCCGTGCTGCCGCCGATCGAGCCCAACGTCCCGCCGAGCAGGTGGTTCCACATCGTGCTCAAGACATCGCCGGCAAGCACCGGGCTCACGCTCGCCACCCGCGCCGACAACCTCTACTGGGAGGGCTTCAAGAGCAGCGACGGCACCTGGTGGGAGCTCACCCCCGGACTCATCCCCGGTGCCACCCACGTTGGGTTCGGCGGCACGTATCGCGACCTCCTCGGCGACACCGACAAGCTGACCAACGTCGCTCTCGGCCGGCAGCAGATGGTGGACGCGGTGACCGCGCTCTACGGGCGCACCAAGGCCGACAAGACCTCCGGCCCGAAGCAGCAACAGGCGAGGGAGGCGGTGACGACGCTGCTCCTCATGGTGCACGAGGCCACGCGGTTCCAGACCGTGTCGGGGTTCGTGGCTGGAGTGCTGCACCCCAAGGAGAAGAAGAGCGGGAAGATCGGCAATGAGATGAAGGCCCAGGTGAACGGATGGCAGGACCTGTCCGAAGCGCTGCTGAAGACGGACGCGAAGCCCCCGCCGGGAAAGGCGCCAGCAAAGTTCACGCCGATCGAGAAGATGGGCGTGAGGACGGCGGAGCAGGCGGCCGCCACCCTAGGGATCCTGCTGTTCGTCCAGGTGCCCGGTGGGATGACGGTGGCCCAGGCGCTGGAGCTGTTTCATAAGAGTGGGGGGAAATAGGTAGTAGTTGTGCAGGTATATCTGCATGGGTATTGTACAAGTCGAATAAACATGTCACAGAGTGACTGAATGATATAAATAAATAAATGTCACAGAGTCAGTGAATGATATGAATAAATAAACATGTCTAGTTTATATTGGGTCCAACCATAGAATTGCTATCCAACATATGTTTTGCATATGCACATATCAGAAGCGCGAACTATGTTCATCCTTTTAGACTCCCAGGGGCTCATTTGGTTGTTGGGGTGAAAAAACCATGGGCAGTAAACTCCCCTAGGGGATTTCCCTGCTCATATGAGATCCTCCTCCTGCCATGTGAAATATCCCATTGCCATTTGGGCACCAAGGGAGAGTGAAGAGAGTGAAGGGAGAAGAGCAGAAGAACAGAGCGCCAAGGCGACTCAGATCACAAGAAAAGAGACGAGGGGAGCCCGGGAGAATTCTCCTGGAGTGCGGAGGTCGGAGCGAGCGGCCCGGGGATTTCGGGAGGATCGGGCCGAGAAAGCCCTTTCCACGATGTTACCAAATGGATCGCCTGAAAATCCGGGGTGTAGATTGCAGGCGGGTTTCTCGCCCGAGGAAAGGACAGGTATCCTGGCAGCAATGCTACATTCACGGACTAATACGGGGGGTTTACGAAGTGTTTGTGACTTGTTAGATGTTGATTGGATTAAGGGGGAGGAAGAGGCCCCACCCACCTGAAAATCTGGAGGGTGAAAAAGAATTAGAAGGAAGGGTCCGTAATGCCCCCGTAATGAGCCCGTGCGTTTAGCATTTTTGGTATCCCGGGGGATCCATGGTAACCAACTAGTGTACCACAAATTCCCCTCCAGAAAATCTACATATTTTAGTACTTTTTGGCCAGAAAATTCTCACACTTACATACACGGTTATATTGTTTTTCTTTATTTAAAAGGGAGGAAAGCCCCAcataatgatgcatgcagccaaTTTATTAACCAAAAGTATGCAAACGGAGTCTAAGGGCCAGTACTGGCTCACAAAAGGAGCACAAGAACAGTAAAGATAAAAAGATGCCACAGCCGGCGAAAAAACAAGTTAAGATGACTAAACACCTAGCCTATTATTAGTTCGCCATTTAAATTGGTTGGAGATAAcccgtgctaccgtctcccagtggttgcacccagtaaccaaaagcCCCCTAGAGTCCGcatgagtgagtaacgaccacgtaCGTATCCAAGCAGTGGCTATGTGGATAACCTGCAAAAGTTGATAAAGTTTTTTCCATTAAAGATCATATCACCTTTGCAGTTTCATATAGCCCAAAACAGTGCACATATCCCTATCCGAATATGTCCTGCAATATTTGAATCCGCTCCAtttagccatgtcccaaataacgtgttactAATTGAAGGATTAATGTTGAAGTCTATATGTATCGTACGCCATACAAGTTTGGCTTATATTGTGCCATTTCAATATTTTATTTGTCGATTTTATGTTTATATACAGTTGGTATTCATTGAATAGGTGGATTTCCTGGGAGAGAAGGTGCAAAGCTTCAAGGCAAGACCCCACAAGGAGTTGATGACTCAGTATAGCAACCCTGACGAGACTGGGACAGTACCCCGCCGGAGACAGGGACAACGCGGTTGTTCTAGTGCCACTGGTTCTTGCGAGGGCGAGGGTTCACATGTTTGGGGTGCTTTTTTACAATCCACATGTTTGGAGgtgttaagggcatctccaaccacGACCCGTAAATTTTCTCCTGCATTCGTCTGGGACAGGGGGAAGGGGCAGTCcgtggacatggatgcaggaggggGCCATCCAACGCTGCCCGAAGACATTTCAACCCGCATTTCAACTAGCTGGACGAAATTCATGTACACCGGCTCCAGGGTGGACAGCGCTGTCATAAAGGCCAGTGGGCGTGTCGGTGCTGGTTGCGGACGTCCGGCAATGCCACTGTGGCGGCCCTAGACGTACAACGGCAGCAACAGAGGTGGAGCGTGCAGATGCAAAGCAAGGGGGAGAAGGGCGCGGAGTGGAAGGAAATGAAACCGAGAGGGTGATTGGGTGGGCCGGGGGTGTCGGTTTCCTACATGGCTGCTGCTGGTTTGAACTTTTTTTATTAACTTGAACAAAAATATCTGTATTTCGAAAAATGTTGACGAATTTGAAAATGTTTCTGGATTTTAGAAATTGTTCATTAATTTGAAAAAAGTGATCACAagtttgaaaaaatgtttcctcattTTTGAAAATGTTCCTGAATTTCACAAAATGTCCCTGCATTTTAGAGAATGTTCAAAAAATTAAAATATGGGGCATATTCCTTTTATGCTTTTACTCCTACATTTTATACGAAATTGtaaaaaatgttaaaaaaatagagaaaagaaaaaaggaaagaaaaataaaatgggAAGCTTATAGAAAAAACATAAAAGGAAAAAAAGGGTCTATGAAGGTTCTAGTACTTTTCTATAAACGGGGAACACACTAAAAACCTCGAACTGGGCTGGCACAATATAGTGCCTACAATTGCGT
Above is a window of Triticum dicoccoides isolate Atlit2015 ecotype Zavitan chromosome 5B, WEW_v2.0, whole genome shotgun sequence DNA encoding:
- the LOC119306589 gene encoding protein synthesis inhibitor II produces the protein MAAKMAKNVDKPLFTATFNVQASSADYVTFINGIRNKLRNPGHSSHNRPVLPPIEPNVPPSRWFHIVLKTSPASTGLTLATRADNLYWEGFKSSDGTWWELTPGLIPGATHVGFGGTYRDLLGDTDKLTNVALGRQQMVDAVTALYGRTKADKTSGPKQQQAREAVTTLLLMVHEATRFQTVSGFVAGVLHPKEKKSGKIGNEMKAQVNGWQDLSEALLKTDAKPPPGKAPAKFTPIEKMGVRTAEQAAATLGILLFVQVPGGMTVAQALELFHKSGGK
- the LOC119306588 gene encoding protein synthesis inhibitor II-like, whose amino-acid sequence is MAATPVMPAKSVDKPLFTETFNVPASSADYVTFINGVRNKLGNPGHFSHNRPVLPPVEPNVAPSRWFHIVLKTSTASTGLTLATRADNLYWEGFKSSDDTWWELTPGLIPGATYLGFGGTYCDLLGYTDKLTNVALGRQQMADAVTALYGRTKADKTSGPKQQQAREAVTMLLLMVHEATRFQTVSGFVAGLLHPKAVEKKSGKISDELKAQVNGWQDLSEELLKTDAKPPPGKSPAKFTPIEKMGVRTAEQAAATLGILLFIEVPGGLTVAQGLQLFRARGGK